From the genome of Aquipuribacter hungaricus:
CCGCAGCCTCCTCAACGGCTCCACCGTCTGCGCCGACCCGATGCACTGGTTCCTCGCCGGGCTGGCGCCGAACCCGTCGTGCTTCGTGCTCGGCCGGCCCCACCTGGGCAAGAGCAGCCTGGTGCGGCACATGGTGACGATCCTGCACGCCTGGGGGATCGTCCCCATGGTCCTGTCCGACACCAAGCCGGACTACGTCGACCTGGTCCGCGAGCTGCAGGGCCAGGTCATCCCCGTCGGGGTGGGCCGCGGGTCCATCAACCCCCTCGACCAGGGGCCCCTGGTCGCCGAGCTGGAGCAGATCACCGACCCCGCCCGGCGCCGGGCCGCGCTGGAGGAGATGCGCGGGCGCCGGCGCACCACCCTCCAGGGGCTGCTGGACCTCGTCGGGGGCGCCCGGATGGAGCCCTACGAGCAGTCCATCGTCGCCGAGGCGCTGCGGGTCCTCGACGAGACCCACCCCGGCGTCCCCCTCGTCCAGGACCTGAGCGAGCTCGTCGCCTCCCGACCGGACCGGCTCGCCGCGATCGCCCTGGACCGCGGGGACACCGACTACTACCACCAGCGGGTCGAGCGGCTGCTCGGTGCGCTGCACGCCCTCGGCCCGTCCGGGCCCTTCGGCGACGTCCTGGCCCGCCCCACGAGCCAGCACATCCGGATGGGCCAGCCGGTCGTGTTCGACCTGTCGGGCATCGACGACGCCGAGCAGCAGCTGCTCGCCGCGGTGCAGTCGGTGTGCTGGTCGTACGGCTCGGCGATGGTGTCAGCCGACAAGCACCTCGCCGAGTCCGGGCTGCGACCCAGGCGCCACTACTTCCTGGTCATGGACGAGCTGTGGCGCATCCTGCGCGCCTCGGAGCAGATGGTCTACTTCCTCGACGCCCTGACCCGGCTCAACCGCCAGCGCGCCATCGGCCAGGCGATGATCACCCACACCATGGACGACCTCAAGCTGGCCACCCCGCACCTGACCAACATCGCGCGGGGCTTCGTCGAACGCTCCGGCATGGTGTTCCTCGGCGGGCTCGCGGTCCGGGAGATGGGCAACCTCGAGGAGGTCTTCGCCATGTCCGGGCGGGAGAAGGCCCTGATCGACGACTGGTCCGTCGACGCCGGCGTCAACCCGGAGACCTCGCAGGCCGCGGCCCCCGCCGGCCGCGGGAAGTTCCTGCTCAAGGTCGGCAAGAAGGCCGGCGTGCCGTTCAAGCTCACGCTCGTGGCCAGCGAGCTGGCGGTCAACGACACCAACCGCGCCTGGTCGCAGGCCCGGCAGCGCGTCATCGGCCAGCGCGCCGCGCGCCCGGAGGAGACGGCCTGATGGCGCCAGAGCCCAACCGCCGCAGCGAGCCCGCCGGCAGCGACACCCCCTGGCTCGTCCTGGGCGGCGTCCTCCTCGCCCTCCTGCTGCTGGCCGCCGCGGTGTGGGCCGGCGCGGCCACCAACCCCGCGCTCACCGGGCGCGGCGACGACCCGGTCACGGTCGTCCTGCGCGTCCTCACCGGCCAGGTCCCCACCACAGCCACCCAGACGGCCGTCACCGGCGCCCTGCTGGTGCTCCTCGTCCTCAGCGGCGCCGTGCTCGGTCTCACCGCGCTCCGGCACCGCCGTGGCCGTTCCCGCGTGGACTACAAGGCACGCTGGCTGGCCAGCAGCCGCGACGTGCACCGCCTCACTCAGGGCCCCGCCGCCGCGGACAGCGAACGTCTGGGCGCCGGGGGCGCCGGGGTCGGCGTCACCCTCGGCACCCACCTGCCCTCCTCCCAGCGGCTGTGGGCCTCGTGGGAGTCGGTCCAGGTGTGGGTGATGGGCCCGCGGTCGGGCAAGACGACCTGCGTGTGCATCCCGCAGGTGGTCGAACCAGCCGGACCGGTCATCGCCACCTCGAACAAGCCCGACCTCGTGGACGCCACCCGCGGCCCGCGCAGCGAGACCGGCGTGGTGTGGGTCCACGACGTCCAGGACATCATCGGGGAGCCGGCCAGCTGGTGGTGGGACCCGCTGTCGTTCGTGGTCGACCTGCAGACGGCCGAGAAGCTGGCCGACGTGTTCATCAGCTCCGCGACGTCGGCCGGGGACACCCAGGACGCCTACTTCAAGTCCGCCGGCAAGGAGCTGCTGGCCCGCCTGCTGCTCGCCGCCGCCCTGGCCGGGCGGCCCATCACCGACGTGCAGCGGTGGGCGAACACCCCCCGGCCCAGCGCCGACGACAACCCGGCCCGGCTCCTCAAGGACCACGGCCAGGACGCCCTCGCCCTCGCCCTGGACGCCACGCAACGGCTGACGGAGAAGCAGCGCGACGGGGTCTACGGCACCATGCGCCCCTGGATCGGCGTCCTCGCCAACCGCCAGCTGCTGCCCTGGATCACCGATCCCGCC
Proteins encoded in this window:
- a CDS encoding type IV secretory system conjugative DNA transfer family protein; amino-acid sequence: MAPEPNRRSEPAGSDTPWLVLGGVLLALLLLAAAVWAGAATNPALTGRGDDPVTVVLRVLTGQVPTTATQTAVTGALLVLLVLSGAVLGLTALRHRRGRSRVDYKARWLASSRDVHRLTQGPAAADSERLGAGGAGVGVTLGTHLPSSQRLWASWESVQVWVMGPRSGKTTCVCIPQVVEPAGPVIATSNKPDLVDATRGPRSETGVVWVHDVQDIIGEPASWWWDPLSFVVDLQTAEKLADVFISSATSAGDTQDAYFKSAGKELLARLLLAAALAGRPITDVQRWANTPRPSADDNPARLLKDHGQDALALALDATQRLTEKQRDGVYGTMRPWIGVLANRQLLPWITDPAGTRPHFDPQAFISSTDTVYLISKEGEGSARALTAALTMAILTAAEAHASRQPTGRLSPALTAVLDEAANVCRWRALPDLYSHYGSRGIVLSAFFQSWAQGVEAYGATGIDKLWSAANVRVVGPGLAEEKFLTVVSSLIGDYDRLKRTSSQQRTTRSTTTSVQRQRLFDVSDLAALPLGRAVALISGVPAVLLQLDHHSTRPYAGSVTASQAVYETARARPLGLALESAR